In Synechococcus sp. RS9909, one genomic interval encodes:
- a CDS encoding UDP-glucuronic acid decarboxylase family protein, which translates to MPQPRNLITGGAGFLGSHLVDRLMQAGEEVICLDNYFTGRKANIQNWVGHPKFELIRHDVTEPIKLEVDRIWHLACPASPIHYQYNPIKTAKTSFLGTYNMLGLARRVKARFLLASTSEVYGDPEVHPQPESYRGCVNTIGIRSCYDEGKRIAETLCFDYKRMHNTEIRVMRIFNTYGPRMLPDDGRVVSNFIMQALKGLPLTLYGDGQQTRSFCYVDDLIEGMIRLMNSDHTGPMNIGNPDEFTIQQLATMVRDRINPDLAIVHQPLPQDDPLQRQPVIKLAQEILQWQPSVPLATGLERTIADFRSRYSGDAD; encoded by the coding sequence ATGCCTCAACCTCGCAATCTGATCACCGGCGGTGCCGGCTTTCTCGGCTCCCACCTGGTCGATCGGCTGATGCAAGCCGGCGAAGAAGTGATCTGTCTCGACAATTACTTCACCGGACGCAAAGCCAACATACAGAACTGGGTCGGTCATCCCAAGTTTGAGTTGATTCGTCACGATGTAACTGAACCGATCAAATTGGAGGTGGACCGGATCTGGCACCTGGCCTGCCCTGCGTCCCCGATTCACTACCAATACAACCCGATCAAAACGGCCAAAACCAGCTTTCTGGGCACCTACAACATGCTGGGCCTGGCTCGGCGCGTGAAAGCGCGATTCCTCCTCGCGAGCACCAGCGAAGTGTATGGCGATCCCGAGGTGCACCCACAACCGGAAAGCTATCGCGGCTGTGTCAACACCATCGGCATTCGCAGCTGCTACGACGAAGGCAAGCGCATCGCTGAAACACTCTGTTTCGACTACAAGCGCATGCACAACACGGAAATCCGTGTGATGCGCATCTTCAACACCTATGGCCCCCGCATGCTTCCCGATGACGGTCGCGTCGTCAGCAACTTCATCATGCAAGCACTGAAGGGGCTCCCTTTGACCCTCTATGGCGATGGCCAGCAGACGCGATCCTTCTGCTACGTGGATGATCTGATCGAAGGCATGATCCGCCTGATGAACAGTGATCACACCGGACCGATGAACATCGGCAACCCAGACGAATTCACCATCCAACAGCTGGCGACCATGGTGCGTGATCGGATCAATCCCGATCTGGCCATCGTCCATCAGCCATTGCCGCAGGACGATCCGCTGCAACGCCAGCCCGTGATCAAGCTGGCTCAAGAGATTCTTCAATGGCAACCCTCAGTCCCCCTCGCTACCGGGCTGGAGCGCACGATTGCTGATTTCAGATCCCGATACAGCGGAGATGCCGACTGA